The sequence CAGTCATATGAAATAAGTGTACAGGCTACGGACAAGGGTCACGTGCCACTGGCGGCCCACTGCAACGTCTTCGTTCGAGTGGAGGATGTTAACGACAATAAGCCAGATATAGAAATCACTTCCCTGTTGGGCCTCATTCCTGAGGACATAGATGTTGGCACTGTTGTGGCGTTAGTTGGAGTCACTGACTTGGATTCGGGCGTGAATGGACAGATCATCTGCTCAATCACGGAAAACGTACCGTTTGAACTAAAACCCACTTCCCAGACAAACTTTTACTCTTTAGTAACTAATGGGCATTTAGACAGGGAAAAGGTGTCTAGTTACATTATAGAAATCACAGCCAGAGATTTAGGCACCCCTGCACTGTCGTCTTCTGAATCCGTTATCGTAGAGGTGTCTGATATGAATGATAACAGTCCGGTATTCTCGCAGGATCCATACATAGTGTACCTTGCCGAGAATAACGCCCCGGGCGCTTCCATATTGTCTGTGACTGCTTACGACTCCGACAGAAACGATAACGCTCTGGTTTCGTACATGTTGGGGAGGGACTTTGCAGACACAAAAATTACACCATTTCTAAACATTAACTCAGAAAATGGAAACGTTTATGCTCTAAAAAGCTTTGACTTCGAAGCcataaaaacattcaaatttcaAGTGATAGCTAAAGACTCAGGAACACCTTCACTAAGCAGCAACGTTACAGTGAATGTCTTCATTCTGGATCAGAACGATAACGCTCCAGTGATCTTGTCACCGATCAGCGCTAACGGTTCCGCTGAAGGCGTGGAGGAGATTCCCCGCAATGTGAACGCAGGCCATTCGGTGACTAAAGTGAGGGCCTATGACGCTGATATAGGATACAACGCCTGGCTCTCGTTCTCACTGCAGCACGTTCCAGACCCCAGTCTCTTTGGTTTGGAGCGATATACAGGAGAGATCAGGACGCTTCGATCGTTCACGGAAACAGACGAGGCTGAGCATAAACTGGTTATACTGGTAAAAGACAATGGGAACGTTTCACTGTCAGCAACAGCAACTGTGATTATCACCGCCGTGGAGCCCAAGGAGGCGTTTGCAGCTTCTGATATTAAAAACACGGTAAAAACCGAGGAAGAGAACAACGTAACTTTTTATCTGATAATCACACTGGGGTCAGTTTCAGCGCTCTTTCTCCTGAGTATTATCGGTTTGATAGTGATGCAGTGCTCCAAACCTCCAGACCATTCGTCCAAATATTGCCGGGACTCCAATTACGCAGACACGAGCGGGAACGGGACACTGTGTCACAGCATCCAGTACAGATCCGGAGACAAACGGTACATGTTAGTTGGACCCAGAATGAGTATCGGTTCTGCTATTGTCCCCGGCAGTAATGGGAATACTCTAGTCGTCCCAGAACACAGAAGGAGAATCTCAGGAGAGGTAAGGATTTATATGTGATTTTGCGAGCGTAAAAGTGAAAACGTAGaggtataaaaataaatttattacACCAGTAAAACGTTTCCATACTTTAGtattttcagtacattttgtcGTAATTCTAAGGTCATGAGCTGCACTTAATGCTTTTCCAGCCACGTCGCTGTCGCATCATCTGTGGATTGGAACACCTACTAGCATCAAGTCACGCAGTTTATGATGCAATGTATGTGATCGCtcgtttgtgttttttgttagggaattagtttgattttgttttgtatgggAAAATACATCGATAACTGTTTGGTATTAGAAATCTAAAAgtcatatttactgtatgtgtttagTGGCACGTTTTGTTTATCCATTATTCGTACAGATATATTTACTTATGTGATGCATGTCAAACTCCGTTTGTAGCGGTgaagtcattttgttttgtatggaATCTGAACCTGCCAGCTCATTCTCACAAGTCAAGTTCTTTTACCATTACGCTTTACTACCTGTTAGAATGGAAGATTGTACATCATTCTTGTTTTTCATGGTAAATAGATATTCACGCTGATTAGTGTCATACCGTCACCTACGTCACTGTCGCTTGTACAAATGCGGCTTACTAAATACGTGTGGTCAGTGTATTTGCCTCAGAATATTAATTCATGAACTAGACAACGTTAGTCTGAAAAAATGAGACTCTTTTTCAATGCACACGGGGGCGGTGTTGACAAAGTAATTCCTAGTCGCGCAGGCGTCATGAACAGCCTGCTGCTAAAATAAACGTAGACAGATTCGCGTGAGGACGGACAGGGAGAGCATGTGAATTCACGCAGGAGGACGAGAAGTATGATGGTGAAAGAGTAATTGTTATTTTCTTCTGATGACAGACTGGTGGGCTTTTGTtgtgaatttatttaatatCTCTGTATTCGAACAGGAGCGACATGTTCATCATGGGGGCCGAAATTCGACAAATGAGGACAAAGTACCGTTGTTCATGTCTCCATTTTGCGATTCTAATGTTGCTTTGGAACAGGACCTCTGCTCAGATCCGTTATTCCATTCTGGAGGAGTTAAAAGTCGGGACGATAGTTGGGAATATAGCTAAAGATATGGGGTTTGACAGAGGAACACTGGCTGATCGGAATCTCCGCATTGTGTCGGGAACAAAGCAGGATCTTTTTCAGGTAAATCAGAGAGACGGCGCTTTGTTTGTGAATCAGAGaatagacagagaggagctgtgcgGTAAAAGCACTCCGTGTTTTGTTAATCTGAAAGCTGTAATAGAAAACCCTTTAGAAATGCATCACGTTACAGTAGAGATATTAGATGTAAACGACCACTCTCCCAGTTTTCGCGATCAAGCATATCGCTTGGAAATACCGGAATTAACGATGACCGGGGCTCGTTTTCAGCTGGAGGGAGCTCATGATCCGGACACAGGTTTGAATGCAGTACGTGTTTATAAACTGAGCCAGAACGAATATTTTCGTTTGGATGTTGAAGATTTAAGCAGAGACGGTAAAATTCCGTTTTTAATATTGCAAAAATCTTTGGATAGAGAAGTTGCTCCCAAATTCAGCATACTTCTAACTGCCATAGACGGTGGCAGCCCACCGAAATCTGGTTCACTAAACATTACGGTCATTGTTTTGGATGCAAATGACAATGCGCCCGTGTGTGGTCAGCAAAAATATACAGTGAGTATAAAGGAAAACGTTCCAGAGGGCACATTTGTATTGCGTGTTGACGCCATTGATTTGGATGAAGGAGTCAATGGTGAACTGGAATACTCCTTTCGTAGTCAATTTAAGAGCAAGGCCCCTGATTTGTTTGAACTAAACAGTGAAACAGGGGAGATCAAAGTGAAAGGAGTGGTTGATTTTGAAGACAACGATTTATATGAGCTTAATATTCAAGTTTCTGACAAAGGTCCGCTTCCTCTGATGACGCACTGTAACGTATTTGTGAAAGTGGAAGACGTGAACGACAACAAGCCAGAGATTGATGTCACGTCTCTGTCCAGCCGAATTCCAGAGGACTCTCCTCCTGGTACTGTGGTAGCGCTGATGGGCGTGACCGACTTGGACTCAGGTGTAAACGGACAGGTAGTTTGTACTTTATCTGAAGGCCTGCCGTTTGATCTGAAA comes from Megalops cyprinoides isolate fMegCyp1 chromosome 3, fMegCyp1.pri, whole genome shotgun sequence and encodes:
- the LOC118774961 gene encoding protocadherin alpha-8-like, yielding MGGKGEVSPRAFLHLAALLFVLKSCSSEIRYSVQEEVNLGTFVGNIAKDLGIPPRTLATRRFRTVSTGKKDLFQVKEKDGSLYVNERIDREELCDKLSHCYINLKAVIEDPLEIHHVIIEIVDVNDHSPNFTDKQKLLEIPESTLAGTRFQLPGAYDPDVGLNAVRFYRLSQNEHFELKIEDLSENNKIPILVLLKPLDRERTPVHDLVLTALDGGSPHRTDVLNISVIVLDINDNAPVFDQQKYSVSLPENVPVGTFVIKVNATDLDSGDNGAVEYSFGESSRGKVSELFELERETGEIKVAGRIDFEEKQSYEISVQATDKGHVPLAAHCNVFVRVEDVNDNKPDIEITSLLGLIPEDIDVGTVVALVGVTDLDSGVNGQIICSITENVPFELKPTSQTNFYSLVTNGHLDREKVSSYIIEITARDLGTPALSSSESVIVEVSDMNDNSPVFSQDPYIVYLAENNAPGASILSVTAYDSDRNDNALVSYMLGRDFADTKITPFLNINSENGNVYALKSFDFEAIKTFKFQVIAKDSGTPSLSSNVTVNVFILDQNDNAPVILSPISANGSAEGVEEIPRNVNAGHSVTKVRAYDADIGYNAWLSFSLQHVPDPSLFGLERYTGEIRTLRSFTETDEAEHKLVILVKDNGNVSLSATATVIITAVEPKEAFAASDIKNTVKTEEENNVTFYLIITLGSVSALFLLSIIGLIVMQCSKPPDHSSKYCRDSNYADTSGNGTLCHSIQYRSGDKRYMLVGPRMSIGSAIVPGSNGNTLVVPEHRRRISGEVRIYM
- the LOC118774003 gene encoding protocadherin alpha-10-like: MFIMGAEIRQMRTKYRCSCLHFAILMLLWNRTSAQIRYSILEELKVGTIVGNIAKDMGFDRGTLADRNLRIVSGTKQDLFQVNQRDGALFVNQRIDREELCGKSTPCFVNLKAVIENPLEMHHVTVEILDVNDHSPSFRDQAYRLEIPELTMTGARFQLEGAHDPDTGLNAVRVYKLSQNEYFRLDVEDLSRDGKIPFLILQKSLDREVAPKFSILLTAIDGGSPPKSGSLNITVIVLDANDNAPVCGQQKYTVSIKENVPEGTFVLRVDAIDLDEGVNGELEYSFRSQFKSKAPDLFELNSETGEIKVKGVVDFEDNDLYELNIQVSDKGPLPLMTHCNVFVKVEDVNDNKPEIDVTSLSSRIPEDSPPGTVVALMGVTDLDSGVNGQVVCTLSEGLPFDLKPSSQGNFYSLVTKSPLDREAVSLYEITITAKDLGTPSLSNVKTIRVEISDINDNSPMFSQDPYTLYLLENNAPGASIFTVSASDADEGENALVSYSFGHVSAGSGHSVASFLNINPENGNIYALKSFDFESQKTFQFQVVAKDSGRPSLSSNVTVNVYILDQNDNAPVILSPMSANGSAEGVEEIPRNVNAGHSVTKVRAYDADIGYNAWLSFSLQHVPDPSLFGLERYTGEIRMLRSFTETDEAEHKLVTLVKDNGNVSLSATATVTIIAVEPKEAFAASDIKNTVKPEEENNVTFYLIITLASVSALFLLSIIGLIVMQCSKAPDYSSKYCRDSNYADTSGNGTLCHSIQYRSGDKRYMLVGPRMSIGSAIVPGSNGNTLVVPDHRRRISGEVRIYV